From Aliamphritea hakodatensis:
GTCAGGCGGGCAATGAAAGAGCGCTGTTCATCCAGATCCAGCATGTAGGGGCGGTTGACCAGTGCGTAGCAGATCAGCAGGGGTGTCTGGCAGCTGTCTGCCACCTGTGACCGGTATTTATACAGGCGGAGTTTATCTTCTGTATATATGCAGTCTTTGGGAGTAGGACCTGTGTCACAGTCGGTCAGTGACTGCAGGGTGCGGTAGCTGTCCGCCAGTTGCCGGTTGAACTGGCTGATTTCGGTTGCGATCTGTTGGGCAGTAAAGAATTTGTGGGTCATCACTGTTGTCCTGCCGTGTCAGTACCGTCGCTGTTTGCAAACCGGGCTTCGAGCTGGCTGAGCCGTTGTTCCAGTTGTGTGATGGTCTGTTGCTGAGCTTTAACCTGTTTACGTAACAGGTGTTGCTGCTTCAGGCTTTGCCGGTAGTCCTGCTGGCTGACGAATCCCGGCATTAACCGCTGAGTGTTGTCCGGCTGGCAAAGCGACTGTTGCAGGCTGATGATTTTCAGCAAACTGTTGTTAAACGCTGCGTGGGTACTTTGGTACTCCGGCGTATACACTTGCCGGGCGTACGCCTGTTCGTAACAGTCAGTCCACTGATCCAGTAGCTGCTTAAGGCTTTCCGGCGGCTGTTTCTGCAGCAGGTCGCGGAGGTTGTCGGTGGTGGCCTGAAGAATTCCCTGATGCTGAGTATTTAAAGCGGAGAAGGCGTTCCGGCAGGACTTACAGTGTTCGTGGAATGTTTTCAGCTGCGCTTTGTGTGTCTGGCTGATCAGATTATCGGGCAGGCTGTCTGCCTGTTCGTTAAGCTGCCGGAAGTAATCGTCCAGCGCCTTTTGCCATGCCTGCAGTGATTGCTGGTTTTGTGGTTTCAGCAGGCTGCTCAGTTGCCAGTTTTTTGCTAACAGGCTGCCGGCTTTTTCTTCCAGTAACGCCTGTAAACCGCTGATCAGTGTCTGCAATGTGTCGCTGCTGTTGTCCGGGCCGGCCTGACGGGTTGCAAAGTCCCTGTACAGATCAGCAAATTCGGCAGCCAGCTGCTGATTCTGACTGAGCAGCTGTGTGAGGCTGTCGCTGTGTGTTTCAGATTCATAGGGGTTGTCGTGCATAAATGACTGCCAGCCTGAAACCGGCGGGGCATTTTGGCCTGCCTGCAGTGCTTCCCAGAATGCCTGCTGCTGTTCCAGCCAGAGGTCGGTTGGCGTTTGGCCTGCTTTGGTCATTACTGGGCTTCCTTTTAAGCACGGTTGATTGTTTAGCTTAACGAATTCAGCGAGCCTTAGGTACTGCTGTTCGCTTCCAGCATTTCGATGAAACGCTGGGCGGCCTTGCTCAGGGTGCGTTCCTTATGGCTTATATAGCCGAGTTGGCGGCTGACCGGGGGAGCATCAACATTCAGTACGCTGAGATCCCGGTTTATCATGGTGTCCGGGAGCAGGCTCCAGCCCAGCCCGATTGTCACCATCATGCGGATGGTATCCAGATAGTTGGTGGACATGGCTGTTTTCAGTCGCAGTTCCGGATGGCTGAACTGCTGGGCGGCAATTTGCCGGGTGAAAGTGGCTGATCCGGAGAGTATCGCGTTATAGGCGGTCAGTTCTTCCAGGCTGACGCTGGGCTTGCCGGCCAGTGGATGGTCCGGGCTGACCACGTAGCGCAGCGGATCATCCCAGACCTTTTGCGCATGGATCTGTTTATGGGGCTGGGGGGATAATGTGATCAGCGCCAGTTCAAGGTCGCCTTTCAGGACCCCTTCGTAGGCAATTTCTGACGCATCAAAGCGCAGGTCCAGATCCACTTCCGGGCATTCTTTGGTGAAGCGGCGCAGTACCGGGGGCAGCCTGTGCAGACTGATATGGTGGCTGGCGGCCATCGACAGGTTGCCGCTGACCTGCCCCTGCAGGTCGTGCAGTGAACGTTTGGCATCCTGCAGCTGGCGCAGTATCTGCCGGGCCTGGGGCAGTAATGTGTTGCCGGCTTCAGTGAGGCTGACTTTACGGCCAATGCGGTCGAACAGCTTGCTGTCCAGCTGTTCTTCTAACAGGGCGATGCGTTTGCTGATGGCTGACTGAGTCAGAAACAGCTGTTCTGCTGCGAGGGAAAATGACTCCTTGTCGGCAACGGTGACGAAGGCTTGCAGGCTGTTACTGTCCATGGGAATTCCGGCAGAAAAAAGATGCTCATGGGATCAGTATTTTCTATTCCTGATGGGAATGCAATCTATAAAAAATATGAATTTGTTTTATCAGAAACCTTGCACTAGGATATGCGCTATCCAAGGAGTCTTTCCCGCAGAGCGGGTCCTGAATCAGGGCGTTTTCTGTGCTGTATTAAAGACTTTATAAAGCCCGCAGCAGACGGGCAGCAATGACATAATTAGGTTCGGAAGTGAGCCTGATGCCGACAGGAGCTAAACATGGCTGGCAAGACGTTATATGACAAGTTGTTCGAGCAACACCTGGTCCGCATGAATGAAGACGGCAGTGCGTTAATTTATATTGACCGTCAGGTACTGCACGAAGTGACTTCACCACAGGCATTTGAGGGGCTGCGTATTGCCGGCCGTCAGCCGTGGCGGATTGATGCGAACATCGCGACCCCGGACCATAACGTACCGACTACGGAGCGTTCCGGTGGTGTGGAAGAGATTGTTGATCCGGTGTCTAAGATTCAGGTGAAAACCCTGGATGAGAACTGTGATGATTTCGGCATTCTGGAATTTAAAATGAACGATCAGCGTCAGGGTATCGTTCACGTAATGGCGCCTGAACAGGGGGCTATTTTACCGGGTGTAACCGCCGTTTGCGGTGATTCCCATACTGCAACCCTGGGTGCGCTGGGTGCGCTGGCGCACGGTATCGGTACGTCTGAGGTTGAGCACGTGCTGGCAACCCAGTGTCTGATTACCAAGAAAATGAAGAACATGCTGGTTCGCGTTGATGGCGAACTGGGTATGGGGGTGACGCCAAAGGATGTCATCCTGCACATTATCGGTGTTATCGGCACGGCTGGTGGTACCGGCTATGCGATTGAGTTTGGCGGTGATGTATTCCGTAACATGACGATGGAAGGCCGGATGACGGTCAGTAACATGGCGATTGAAGCCGGTGCTCGTGTGGGACTGGTGGCAGTGGACCAGACCACGGTTGATTACGTTGAAGGCCGTCCTTTTGCGCCAAAAGGTGCGCAGTGGGATGCGGCGGTTGCTGCCTGGCAGGATCTGGTCTCTGATGCGGATGCAGAGTTTGATGAGGTGGTTGAAATTAAAGCCGCTGATATTGAACCGCAGGTTACCTGGGGCACGTCACCGGAGATGGTGGTAGGTGTTTCTGAGCTGGTGCCGAATCCTTCAAATGAAGCGGACCCGGTTAAAGTTGACGGCATTGAGCGTGCGCTGAAGTATATGGGGCTGGATGCTGATCAGAAGATTACGGATATCCAGCTGGACCGCGTGTTTATCGGTTCGTGCACCAATTCCCGGATCGAAGATTTACGGGATGCTGCGAAGGTTGTTGAAGGCCGTAAAGTCGCCGGTAACATTATTCAGGCACTGGTGGTGCCGGGTTCCGGTCTGGTGAAAGAGCAGGCGGAAGCGGAAGGTCTGCATAAGATCTTTACGGAAGCGGGCCTTGAATGGCGCGAGCCGGGCTGTTCTATGTGTCTGGCGATGAACCCGGATAAGTTAGGTGCCGGTGAGCATTGTGCCTCTACCTCTAACCGTAACTTTGAAGGCCGTCAGGGCTTTGGTGGCCGTACCCATCTGGTGAGCCCGGCGATGGCTGCAGCAGCAGCGATTGCAGGTCACTTTGTAGACGTTCGTGAAATGGTTAAGGCATAAGGGGAAGCAATCATGAGAAAGTTTAATCAGCACAGCGGGATTGCCGTACCTTTAGACCGTGCCAACGTTGACACGGATATGATCATCCCGAAGCAGTTTCTGAAGTCCATCAAGCGTTCCGGCTTTGGTCCGAACCTGTTTGATGAGTTGCGCTACCTTGATGAAGGTTTACCTGATCAGGATTGCAGCGGCCGTCCGGTGAATGAAGAGTTTGTACTGAACCTGCCCCGCTATAAAGGTGCCAGCGTATTACTGGCCCGGGAAAACTTTGGTTGTGGTTCAAGCCGTGAGCACGCGCCGTGGGCGCTGGATGACTACGGTTTCCGTTCGGTGATTGCACCGAGCTTTGCAGAAATTTTCTATAACAACTGCTTTAAGAACGGTTTATTGCCAATCGTCCTGAGCGAAGCACAGGTTGATCAGCTGTTCACTGAAGTTGCTGCGAATGAAGGCTATGAACTGACCGTTGATCTTGAGCGTCAGGTGGTTGTCACGCCGTCCGGTGCTGAAATGGCATTTGAAATTGACGATTTCCGTAAGCATTGTTTGCTGAACGGTCTGGATGATATTGGTCTGACGTTGCAGCATGCTGATGATATCCGTGCTTATGAAGCCAAAGCCCGCGCCGCAAGCCCGTGGTTGTTTGACGCGATCCGTTAACAGAATTTATAAAGCAGCTGAGGTGTCGGCTGCTTTCGAGATTGGAAAGGTTAAAGAATGTCTAAGAATGTTTTGATTTTGCCGGGTGACGGCATTGGTCCGGAAATTGTGGCTGAAGCCCGCCGTGTACTTGAACTGGTAAATGCGCAGGATAATCTGGCGCTGGAATTATTTGAAGCGCGTGTAGGCGGCTGTGCGATTGATGCGGACGGCGTGCCATTACCGGAAGCGACGCTGAATGCAGCTAAAGATGCCGATGCAATCCTGCTGGGTGCAGTCGGTGGCCCGAAATGGGATACCAATCCTGACTTCCAGATTCGTCCGGAAAAGGGTCTGTTGGGTATCCGCTCTAATCTGGAACTGTTTGGTAACCTGCGTCCGGCGATTCTGTATCCGCAACTGGCGGATGCGTCTTCACTGAAGCCTGAGATTGTTGCCGGTCTGGATATTCTGATTGTGCGTGAACTGACCGGCGGTATTTATTTCGGTCAGCCACGGGGTGTGCGTGAGAAAGAAGGCGGTATCCGTGAAGGCTACAATACCTATGTCTATGACGAAAACGAAATCCGCCGGATCGGCCGGGTAGCATTTGAAGCGGCCCGTGCCCGTGATAAGCGTCTGTGCTCTGTTGATAAAGCTAACGTACTGGAAGTTACCGTACTGTGGCGCGAAATCATGGATGAGCTGTCCAAAGAATATCCGGATGTTGAGCTGAGCCACATGTACGTGGATAACGCAGCCATGCAGCTGGTCCGTGCGCCCAAGCAGTTT
This genomic window contains:
- the leuC gene encoding 3-isopropylmalate dehydratase large subunit, giving the protein MAGKTLYDKLFEQHLVRMNEDGSALIYIDRQVLHEVTSPQAFEGLRIAGRQPWRIDANIATPDHNVPTTERSGGVEEIVDPVSKIQVKTLDENCDDFGILEFKMNDQRQGIVHVMAPEQGAILPGVTAVCGDSHTATLGALGALAHGIGTSEVEHVLATQCLITKKMKNMLVRVDGELGMGVTPKDVILHIIGVIGTAGGTGYAIEFGGDVFRNMTMEGRMTVSNMAIEAGARVGLVAVDQTTVDYVEGRPFAPKGAQWDAAVAAWQDLVSDADAEFDEVVEIKAADIEPQVTWGTSPEMVVGVSELVPNPSNEADPVKVDGIERALKYMGLDADQKITDIQLDRVFIGSCTNSRIEDLRDAAKVVEGRKVAGNIIQALVVPGSGLVKEQAEAEGLHKIFTEAGLEWREPGCSMCLAMNPDKLGAGEHCASTSNRNFEGRQGFGGRTHLVSPAMAAAAAIAGHFVDVREMVKA
- a CDS encoding poly(R)-hydroxyalkanoic acid synthase subunit PhaE; translation: MTKAGQTPTDLWLEQQQAFWEALQAGQNAPPVSGWQSFMHDNPYESETHSDSLTQLLSQNQQLAAEFADLYRDFATRQAGPDNSSDTLQTLISGLQALLEEKAGSLLAKNWQLSSLLKPQNQQSLQAWQKALDDYFRQLNEQADSLPDNLISQTHKAQLKTFHEHCKSCRNAFSALNTQHQGILQATTDNLRDLLQKQPPESLKQLLDQWTDCYEQAYARQVYTPEYQSTHAAFNNSLLKIISLQQSLCQPDNTQRLMPGFVSQQDYRQSLKQQHLLRKQVKAQQQTITQLEQRLSQLEARFANSDGTDTAGQQ
- the leuD gene encoding 3-isopropylmalate dehydratase small subunit, which encodes MRKFNQHSGIAVPLDRANVDTDMIIPKQFLKSIKRSGFGPNLFDELRYLDEGLPDQDCSGRPVNEEFVLNLPRYKGASVLLARENFGCGSSREHAPWALDDYGFRSVIAPSFAEIFYNNCFKNGLLPIVLSEAQVDQLFTEVAANEGYELTVDLERQVVVTPSGAEMAFEIDDFRKHCLLNGLDDIGLTLQHADDIRAYEAKARAASPWLFDAIR
- the leuB gene encoding 3-isopropylmalate dehydrogenase, with amino-acid sequence MSKNVLILPGDGIGPEIVAEARRVLELVNAQDNLALELFEARVGGCAIDADGVPLPEATLNAAKDADAILLGAVGGPKWDTNPDFQIRPEKGLLGIRSNLELFGNLRPAILYPQLADASSLKPEIVAGLDILIVRELTGGIYFGQPRGVREKEGGIREGYNTYVYDENEIRRIGRVAFEAARARDKRLCSVDKANVLEVTVLWREIMDELSKEYPDVELSHMYVDNAAMQLVRAPKQFDVMVTGNMFGDILSDAAAMLTGSIGMLPSASLDESGKGMYEPCHGSAPDIAGQGIANPLATILSAAMMLRYSLNAGETADRIEAAVSTVLDQNLRTADIWSDGMTKVSTSEMGDAVVAALQA
- a CDS encoding LysR family transcriptional regulator gives rise to the protein MDSNSLQAFVTVADKESFSLAAEQLFLTQSAISKRIALLEEQLDSKLFDRIGRKVSLTEAGNTLLPQARQILRQLQDAKRSLHDLQGQVSGNLSMAASHHISLHRLPPVLRRFTKECPEVDLDLRFDASEIAYEGVLKGDLELALITLSPQPHKQIHAQKVWDDPLRYVVSPDHPLAGKPSVSLEELTAYNAILSGSATFTRQIAAQQFSHPELRLKTAMSTNYLDTIRMMVTIGLGWSLLPDTMINRDLSVLNVDAPPVSRQLGYISHKERTLSKAAQRFIEMLEANSST